A genomic window from Elaeis guineensis isolate ETL-2024a chromosome 3, EG11, whole genome shotgun sequence includes:
- the LOC105041637 gene encoding pollen-specific protein C13 — MAKQQVLAFAAWALAAAAMVVFLPAAVSGARDVKLAANTGFVVEGRVFCDTCRAGFETPKTTYIAGAKVRVECRSRMTGAKICSFDGMTDHTGTYNILVADEHEHENCESVLVSSPVKGCDRILEGRERASVSLTHNNGITSDKRFANSLGFQKNIPVAGCAQLLEMYRQYENEV, encoded by the exons ATGGCGAAGCAGCAAGTCCTGGCGTTCGCCGCATGGGCCTTGGCGGCGGCGGCGATGGTCGTCTTCCTCCCAGCGGCGGTGAGCGGCGCCCGCGACGTGAAGTTGGCGGCCAACACAGGGTTCGTCGTCGAGGGCCGCGTCTTCTGCGACACTTGCCGGGCCGGCTTCGAGACCCCCAAGACCACCTACATCGCTG GTGCAAAAGTGAGAGTAGAATGCCGATCTAGAATGACCGGTGCAAAGATATGCAGCTTTGACGGCATGACCGATCACACTGGCACCTACAATATCCTTGTTGCAGATGAGCATGAACATGAGAACTGTGAGTCTGTGCTTGTCAGCAGTCCAGTGAAGGGCTGTGATAGGATCCTTGAAGGCCGGGAGAGGGCTTCTGTGTCCCTCACCCACAACAATGGCATCACATCGGACAAAAGATTTGCAAACTCCCTGGGCTTCCAAAAGAACATCCCCGTGGCAGGCTGTGCTCAACTGCTCGAGATGTATCGGCAATACGAAAATGAAGTTTAA
- the LOC105041635 gene encoding uncharacterized protein → MGAEEEQRRENGVVGVGERSKPISEAQFLAWKRQKDAETSARRAETTRKRAEDIAAGTVQMNGRELFLHEPWVFDNDRY, encoded by the exons ATGGGGGCGGAAGAGGAGCAGCGGAGAGAGAATGGCGTGGTCGGGGTTGGGGAGAGGTCCAAACCGATCTCAGAAGCACAGTTCCTCGCCTGGAAACGCCAAAAG GATGCTGAAACATCAGCAAGAAGAGCTGAAACAACTCGCAAACGTGCAGAAGATATAGCTGCAGGAACAGTGCAGATGAATGGCCGTGAGCTTTTCCTCCATGAGCCTTGGGTCTTTGATAATGATCGTTATTGA